A single genomic interval of Microbacterium hydrocarbonoxydans harbors:
- a CDS encoding ABC transporter permease translates to MTAARRVAGKLGGLLLTLFLASLLVFFSRFLVPGDPVSFLLRGRKPSQEAVAQVTVQYGLDLPPWEQYLRWVLGLLQGDLGRSLQYRQDVTVVIGDRLPVTLLLVTMAGAIVLAAGVALGAVAALNRGRALDRFVLIGLTVLGAIPSFVGAIVLIALFSVQLGWFPSFGSGDGFVDMVYHLILPSIALALVFIVLVGKVTRSAMVDQLSREHVEVSTSRGVRRSVVVRRHVLRNALGPILTVSGVLVAGLIVASSIVEAAFGLSGIGSLLVQSVDRLDFPVVQAIVLLVVCAFVVMNAIVDVLEPWIDPRSAAGAGAR, encoded by the coding sequence GTGACAGCCGCTCGACGCGTCGCGGGAAAGCTCGGCGGACTGCTGCTGACGCTGTTCCTGGCGTCGCTGCTCGTGTTCTTCTCGCGCTTCCTGGTGCCGGGCGATCCGGTGAGCTTCCTGCTCCGCGGCCGCAAGCCGAGCCAGGAGGCGGTGGCGCAGGTGACCGTGCAGTACGGGCTGGATCTGCCTCCGTGGGAGCAGTACCTCCGCTGGGTGCTCGGGCTTCTGCAGGGGGATCTCGGGCGGTCGCTGCAGTACCGGCAGGACGTCACCGTGGTGATCGGGGACAGGCTCCCCGTCACCCTCCTGCTCGTCACGATGGCCGGCGCGATCGTGCTGGCCGCCGGCGTCGCGCTCGGGGCCGTCGCCGCGCTGAACCGCGGCAGGGCGCTCGACAGGTTCGTGCTGATCGGCCTCACGGTGCTGGGCGCGATCCCCTCGTTCGTCGGGGCGATCGTGCTCATCGCACTGTTCTCCGTGCAGTTGGGCTGGTTCCCCTCGTTCGGCTCCGGCGACGGCTTCGTCGACATGGTCTACCACCTGATCCTGCCGTCGATCGCTCTGGCGCTCGTGTTCATCGTCCTCGTGGGCAAGGTGACCAGGTCGGCGATGGTCGATCAGCTGAGCCGCGAGCACGTCGAGGTGTCGACGAGTCGGGGCGTGCGCCGGTCGGTCGTCGTGCGTCGGCACGTGCTGCGCAACGCCCTCGGCCCGATCCTCACCGTGAGCGGCGTGCTCGTCGCCGGACTCATCGTCGCGAGCTCGATCGTCGAGGCGGCGTTCGGGCTGTCGGGGATCGGATCGCTCCTCGTGCAGTCCGTGGACCGGCTCGACTTCCCCGTCGTGCAGGCGATCGTCCTTCTCGTCGTGTGCGCGTTCGTCGTCATGAACGCGATCGTCGACGTCCTCGAACCCTGGATCGACCCGCGATCCGCCGCAGGAGCTGGTGCCCGATGA
- a CDS encoding MarR family winged helix-turn-helix transcriptional regulator — MSGDLDAARLAAVISPLRRALLAATRAEARLPELSDSQIDVIRALPRGTSRGPAEIASRLRLSRPTVSNLLGAMESEGLVERTPAASDGRRIVVRASARALDLFDRFDAANSALVAEATARLGEDERAALAAAVPALERLCDVLGGADPRATETTGASTADREETR; from the coding sequence ATGAGCGGCGACCTCGACGCCGCGCGACTCGCCGCCGTCATCTCTCCCCTCCGGCGTGCGCTGCTCGCCGCGACGCGGGCCGAGGCCCGCCTGCCCGAGCTGTCGGACTCGCAGATCGACGTGATCCGCGCCCTGCCACGAGGGACGTCGCGAGGTCCGGCCGAGATCGCGAGCCGTCTGCGGCTGAGCCGACCGACCGTCAGCAACCTGCTCGGTGCGATGGAGAGCGAGGGCCTCGTCGAGCGCACCCCTGCCGCCTCCGACGGTCGACGCATCGTCGTGCGCGCATCAGCCAGGGCGCTCGACCTGTTCGACCGGTTTGACGCGGCGAACTCCGCCCTCGTCGCAGAGGCGACCGCGCGGCTTGGAGAGGATGAGCGGGCCGCCCTCGCCGCCGCCGTCCCTGCACTGGAACGGCTCTGCGACGTGCTCGGCGGCGCGGATCCGCGGGCGACCGAGACGACCGGCGCGAGCACCGCCGACCGGGAGGAGACCCGATGA
- a CDS encoding flavin-dependent oxidoreductase gives MKIIIIGAGIGGLAAAISLHEAGLRDVTVYERSAAIRGLGVGINLLPHALRELTELGVADAIAELGVEPRTLAYYNRFGQPIWSEPRGRDAGYRWPQLSVHRGRLQLALRDLAEARLAEPIRLGHRLTGVTTNVDGTETARFATDAGPIEATADVIIGADGIHSAMRALRYPAEGAPPWSGLTLWRGVTRIPTFLDRRTMIMAGDGEQKFVAYPLAPADADGRMPVNFIAERRVGGTGEADWNRAVDPGPIAEMFDEWRFDWLDVPAAIAAADEILEYPMVDRDALPQWTFGRTTLLGDAAHAMYPNGSNGGSQAIIDARTLAFHLATSESIDAGLAAYEQARRPAMTALLAGTRATGPERVMQLARERAPQGFADIDEVIPYAERVQIAADYKTAAGFLPEVLNERPSLTPPSAVAR, from the coding sequence ATGAAGATCATCATCATCGGTGCGGGGATCGGCGGGCTCGCAGCCGCGATCAGTCTGCACGAGGCCGGGCTGCGCGACGTCACGGTGTACGAGCGCAGCGCCGCGATCCGTGGGCTCGGCGTCGGCATCAACCTGCTGCCGCACGCGCTGCGTGAGCTCACCGAGCTCGGAGTCGCCGACGCCATCGCCGAGCTGGGGGTCGAGCCGCGCACGCTCGCCTACTACAACCGGTTCGGGCAGCCGATCTGGAGCGAGCCGCGCGGACGCGACGCGGGATACCGCTGGCCCCAGCTGTCGGTGCACCGCGGACGCCTCCAGCTCGCGCTGCGCGACCTCGCCGAGGCCCGTCTTGCCGAGCCCATCCGACTCGGACATCGACTCACGGGGGTCACGACGAACGTCGACGGCACCGAGACCGCCCGGTTCGCGACCGACGCCGGCCCGATCGAGGCCACGGCCGACGTGATCATCGGCGCTGACGGCATCCACTCCGCGATGCGGGCGCTGCGCTACCCCGCCGAGGGCGCACCACCGTGGAGCGGCCTCACCCTGTGGCGCGGGGTGACCCGGATCCCGACGTTCCTCGACAGGCGCACCATGATCATGGCCGGCGACGGCGAGCAGAAGTTCGTCGCGTACCCGCTTGCACCAGCGGACGCCGACGGTCGGATGCCGGTGAACTTCATCGCCGAGCGCCGCGTCGGCGGCACCGGCGAGGCCGATTGGAACCGCGCCGTCGACCCCGGGCCGATCGCCGAGATGTTCGACGAGTGGCGCTTCGACTGGCTCGACGTCCCCGCCGCGATCGCCGCCGCGGACGAGATCCTCGAGTACCCCATGGTCGACCGCGACGCCCTCCCGCAGTGGACGTTCGGCCGCACGACGCTGCTCGGCGACGCCGCGCACGCGATGTATCCGAACGGGTCCAACGGCGGCTCTCAGGCGATCATCGATGCCCGCACCCTCGCCTTCCACCTGGCGACGTCCGAGAGCATCGATGCGGGACTCGCCGCATACGAGCAGGCTCGCCGTCCCGCGATGACGGCTCTGCTCGCCGGCACCCGCGCGACGGGTCCCGAGCGCGTGATGCAGCTCGCCAGGGAACGCGCACCGCAGGGCTTCGCCGACATCGACGAGGTCATCCCGTACGCCGAGCGGGTGCAGATCGCCGCCGACTACAAGACGGCTGCGGGATTCCTGCCCGAGGTGCTCAACGAGCGCCCCTCGCTCACCCCTCCCTCGGCGGTCGCCCGATGA
- a CDS encoding DUF3237 domain-containing protein, whose translation MTAHDALPVPGLEFAFDVTVDLGPLEDHGSTSVGHRRVVPILGGHVTGAVEAEILPGGADWQIVRPDGTIEIDGRYSARTAGGDLLLLHAKGLRTGTPDVLEQLRRGEDVDPGSYYFRTTVQIETAAPALAHLQRALFLSAAQRQADAVRYRAYRVG comes from the coding sequence ATGACCGCGCACGACGCACTGCCCGTCCCCGGCCTCGAGTTCGCCTTCGACGTCACCGTCGACCTGGGTCCGCTCGAAGACCACGGCAGCACGAGCGTCGGCCACCGCCGCGTCGTGCCGATCCTCGGTGGACACGTCACGGGCGCCGTCGAGGCCGAGATCCTCCCCGGTGGCGCCGACTGGCAGATCGTGCGGCCGGACGGGACGATCGAGATCGACGGCCGCTACTCGGCGCGGACCGCAGGTGGCGACCTGCTGCTGCTGCACGCGAAGGGGCTGCGCACCGGAACGCCCGATGTGCTCGAGCAGCTGCGACGAGGGGAGGACGTCGACCCCGGCTCCTACTACTTCCGCACGACCGTGCAGATCGAGACGGCAGCGCCGGCACTCGCCCACCTGCAGCGGGCCCTGTTCCTCTCGGCGGCCCAGCGCCAGGCGGATGCCGTGCGCTACCGCGCCTACCGGGTGGGCTGA
- a CDS encoding ABC transporter substrate-binding protein, giving the protein MNRTSLSRPLARRGAAVLVGVLAVAALTACGPAATGGAGSEEPIDWKLTETTAAPSGDIDSFTFATYAEPYSLDYAYAFDYADNSILANTCESLLRLNPDYSLSAGLAESFDHPTPDTWVYTIREGVTFHDGTPLTAADAVASMNRHLDPAVGSFWYSVYQNVKTIEQTGDREVTVTMTGPDSQFNLGMGGSAGVIESAATLAEKGDEYGNSTGGVNCTGPFELTSWESGESITMTRYDDYWDEDLTAHSGEVRFVFMTDPTARINALKSGSVDGSWMVPMEAVSSLRDAGKGDVLFGTSTAVGNIVVSNLDGPLGDVRVRRALLLAMDRDGILQAAYRGVGETTDVMTTESVWQDADESARTAAFDDVTSYEQNVEEAKALIAEAGAEGAELTYVTAPISNDFSVISQATVAAAQSIGLKVNVETVTPNAYTALFSDPTAREGVDLFYTSWYLSSPDALEMYSVLRTGDFSNYGGWSNPEFDAILQEAVAIDDPAARSELTAQAQRIANAELPWLPLYEAPISLYLGERITGVQPSIAFMYYPWAATIGAR; this is encoded by the coding sequence ATGAACCGCACGTCGCTGTCCCGTCCCCTCGCCCGTCGCGGTGCCGCCGTGCTCGTCGGCGTCCTCGCGGTCGCCGCGCTCACCGCCTGCGGACCGGCCGCCACCGGCGGTGCCGGATCGGAGGAGCCGATCGACTGGAAGCTGACCGAGACGACCGCGGCCCCGAGCGGTGACATCGACTCGTTCACCTTCGCGACCTACGCCGAGCCCTACTCGCTCGACTACGCGTACGCGTTCGACTACGCCGACAACTCGATCCTCGCCAACACCTGCGAGTCGCTGCTGCGGCTCAACCCCGACTACTCGCTGAGCGCCGGTCTCGCCGAGTCGTTCGACCACCCCACGCCCGACACCTGGGTGTACACGATCCGCGAGGGCGTCACCTTCCACGACGGCACTCCGCTGACGGCGGCTGACGCGGTGGCGTCGATGAACCGGCACCTCGACCCCGCGGTCGGATCGTTCTGGTACTCCGTCTACCAGAACGTGAAGACGATCGAGCAGACCGGCGATCGAGAGGTGACGGTCACCATGACCGGACCGGATTCGCAGTTCAACCTCGGCATGGGCGGCTCCGCCGGTGTCATCGAGTCGGCGGCGACCCTGGCCGAGAAGGGCGACGAGTACGGCAACTCGACCGGCGGCGTGAACTGCACCGGCCCGTTCGAGCTGACCTCGTGGGAGTCCGGGGAGTCGATCACGATGACCCGCTACGACGACTACTGGGACGAAGACCTCACGGCGCACTCCGGCGAGGTCCGGTTCGTCTTCATGACCGACCCCACCGCGCGCATCAACGCCCTGAAGTCCGGGAGTGTGGACGGCTCGTGGATGGTGCCGATGGAGGCCGTCTCCTCGCTGCGGGATGCGGGCAAGGGAGACGTGCTCTTCGGCACGAGCACGGCGGTGGGCAACATCGTCGTGAGCAACCTCGATGGACCTCTGGGTGATGTCCGCGTACGCAGAGCGCTGCTGCTCGCGATGGACCGCGACGGCATCCTGCAGGCCGCCTACCGGGGCGTCGGCGAGACGACCGACGTGATGACCACCGAGTCGGTCTGGCAGGACGCCGATGAGTCCGCGCGCACGGCGGCCTTCGACGACGTCACCTCGTACGAGCAGAACGTGGAGGAGGCGAAGGCGCTCATCGCCGAGGCGGGGGCGGAAGGGGCCGAGCTGACCTATGTCACGGCTCCGATCAGCAACGACTTCTCCGTCATCTCGCAGGCGACGGTGGCAGCCGCCCAGTCGATCGGCCTGAAGGTGAACGTCGAGACCGTCACCCCGAACGCGTACACCGCGCTGTTCTCGGATCCCACCGCCCGAGAAGGCGTCGACCTGTTCTACACCAGCTGGTACCTCTCGAGTCCGGATGCCCTGGAGATGTACTCGGTGCTGCGCACCGGAGACTTCAGCAACTACGGCGGCTGGTCGAACCCCGAGTTCGACGCGATCCTGCAGGAGGCCGTCGCGATCGACGACCCAGCCGCCCGCAGCGAGCTCACCGCCCAGGCGCAGCGGATCGCGAACGCGGAACTGCCGTGGCTGCCGCTGTACGAGGCGCCGATCTCGCTGTACCTCGGCGAGAGGATCACCGGCGTCCAGCCGTCGATCGCCTTCATGTACTACCCCTGGGCCGCCACGATCGGTGCCCGGTGA
- a CDS encoding TetR/AcrR family transcriptional regulator: MANKASTRVRLDRASIIDAGMELAETGVASISVRELGTHLGADPTAIYRHFASKDALMSALLDELNGQAAARVDLPAEDWAGRLRMLSEATLASFTRYPAIGAEATSLTTHGPGELAAIELMLDAFHRAGLRGQELVRHYALLASHVLAGAAGIARARADRRSDDEDSPWIDSPLLADPRQFPLIAENSTLLSELQDRELFLLGVDVIIEAARTAAAR; the protein is encoded by the coding sequence ATGGCGAACAAGGCATCCACTCGCGTGCGGCTCGACAGGGCGTCGATCATCGACGCCGGGATGGAGCTCGCCGAGACCGGCGTGGCATCCATCTCGGTGCGGGAGCTCGGCACGCACCTCGGAGCGGACCCCACCGCGATCTATCGTCACTTCGCGAGCAAGGACGCACTGATGAGCGCGCTCCTCGACGAGCTCAACGGGCAGGCCGCTGCTCGCGTCGATCTCCCCGCCGAGGACTGGGCCGGTCGCCTGCGGATGCTCAGCGAGGCGACCCTCGCATCGTTCACGCGGTATCCGGCGATCGGCGCCGAGGCGACGAGCCTGACCACGCACGGTCCCGGCGAGCTCGCGGCGATCGAGCTGATGCTCGACGCGTTCCACCGGGCAGGACTGCGCGGTCAGGAGCTGGTGCGCCACTACGCTCTGCTCGCCTCTCATGTGCTCGCCGGGGCGGCGGGGATCGCACGGGCGCGAGCCGATCGCCGCAGCGACGACGAGGACAGCCCCTGGATCGACTCGCCGCTGCTCGCCGATCCACGCCAGTTCCCCCTGATCGCAGAGAACAGCACGCTGCTGTCCGAGCTGCAGGACCGCGAGCTCTTCCTCCTGGGCGTCGACGTGATCATCGAAGCTGCGCGCACTGCGGCCGCCCGCTGA
- a CDS encoding DNA-methyltransferase produces MTDSSEPVARGAVSIIQGDNLAVAATLPSASFTLVYLDPPFNTGRVQERRVVTARRSFTTQHESDAAGVALPESQGSDAAVPPTVLSPEPAATPTEVRHGFHGHAYERVRGMLRTYDDRFDDYGAFLMPRLEEAWRLLADDGTLYLHLDYREAHYAKVMLDAVFGRDCFLNELIWAYDYGAKSRRRWPTKHDTILVYVKNPREYVFNSDDIDREPYMAPGLVTAEKAARGKLPTDVWWHTIVPTTGREKTGYPTQKPEGILRRIVRASSRPGDRVLDLFAGSGTTGAVASALGREAVLVDDNPEAVRVMTERMPHAEVTHGGA; encoded by the coding sequence GTGACCGACAGCTCCGAGCCCGTCGCCCGGGGAGCCGTCTCGATCATCCAGGGCGACAATCTCGCGGTTGCCGCGACCCTGCCCTCGGCCTCCTTCACCCTCGTGTACCTGGATCCGCCCTTCAACACCGGCCGGGTGCAGGAACGCCGGGTGGTCACCGCCCGCCGCTCGTTCACAACTCAGCACGAATCCGACGCGGCGGGAGTGGCGCTCCCGGAATCGCAGGGTTCCGATGCGGCGGTCCCGCCGACCGTGCTGAGTCCTGAACCGGCCGCGACGCCGACCGAGGTGCGGCACGGGTTCCACGGCCACGCTTACGAGCGCGTGCGCGGGATGCTGCGCACCTACGACGACCGTTTCGACGACTACGGGGCCTTCCTGATGCCGCGGCTCGAGGAGGCCTGGCGCCTGCTCGCCGACGACGGCACCCTCTATCTGCACTTGGACTACCGCGAGGCGCACTACGCGAAGGTGATGCTCGATGCCGTGTTCGGCCGCGACTGCTTCCTGAACGAGCTGATCTGGGCCTACGACTACGGGGCGAAGTCGCGGCGCCGGTGGCCGACCAAGCACGACACGATCCTCGTCTACGTGAAGAATCCGCGGGAGTACGTGTTCAACTCCGACGACATCGACCGCGAGCCGTACATGGCTCCTGGGCTCGTGACCGCCGAGAAGGCCGCCCGAGGGAAGCTGCCCACCGACGTCTGGTGGCACACGATCGTGCCGACGACCGGGCGGGAGAAGACCGGATACCCGACGCAGAAGCCAGAGGGGATCCTGCGCCGCATCGTCCGGGCGTCCAGCCGGCCCGGCGACCGGGTGCTCGACCTCTTCGCCGGCAGCGGCACGACCGGCGCCGTCGCCTCGGCGCTCGGGCGGGAGGCCGTGCTCGTCGACGACAACCCCGAGGCGGTGCGCGTCATGACCGAGCGGATGCCGCACGCCGAGGTCACGCACGGCGGGGCGTAG
- a CDS encoding lipoate--protein ligase family protein translates to MHGEYKVPGGKLVVVDLEVEDGRIARFHLAGDFFLEPDTALADIDAAVTGLPVESDATAIAAAVRGALPEGAQLLGFTPEAVGTAVRRALVTAPGWGDFDWEIVHEKAVSPRMNLALDEVLTSRVGEGRRRPTLRIWEWDQSAVVIGSFQSYRNEVDPEGAARHGFDVVRRISGGGAMLMAAGQIITYSLYVPASLVQGMTFADSYAFLDDWVLQALRSLGIDAIYQPLNDIASSSGKIGGAAQKRLANGGVLHHATLSYDIDGQMMTEVLRIGREKLSDKGTTSAAKRVDPLRSQTGLARAEIIERFKDTFRSLTSAEDGSISAEEYADAEALVESKFATDAWLHRVP, encoded by the coding sequence GCCGGATACGGCGCTCGCCGACATCGATGCAGCCGTCACGGGTCTGCCGGTGGAGTCGGATGCCACGGCGATCGCCGCTGCCGTGCGCGGCGCCCTGCCCGAAGGCGCCCAGCTGCTCGGCTTCACGCCGGAGGCGGTCGGCACCGCGGTGCGCCGGGCTCTCGTCACGGCTCCTGGGTGGGGCGACTTCGACTGGGAGATCGTGCACGAGAAGGCGGTCTCGCCGCGCATGAACCTCGCGCTCGACGAGGTGCTCACCTCGCGGGTGGGCGAAGGGCGCCGCCGCCCGACCCTGCGCATCTGGGAGTGGGACCAGTCGGCCGTCGTCATCGGATCCTTCCAGTCGTACCGCAACGAGGTCGACCCCGAGGGGGCGGCGCGCCACGGATTCGACGTCGTCCGACGCATCTCCGGCGGGGGAGCGATGCTCATGGCCGCGGGGCAGATCATCACGTACTCGCTGTACGTACCGGCATCCCTCGTGCAGGGGATGACGTTCGCCGACTCCTACGCCTTCCTCGACGACTGGGTGCTGCAGGCGCTGCGCTCGCTCGGGATCGACGCGATCTACCAGCCCCTCAACGACATCGCCAGCTCGTCGGGCAAGATCGGCGGGGCGGCGCAGAAGCGCCTCGCGAACGGCGGAGTGCTGCATCACGCGACCCTGTCGTACGACATCGACGGCCAGATGATGACCGAGGTGCTGCGCATCGGGCGCGAGAAGCTCAGCGACAAGGGCACGACCTCCGCCGCGAAGCGCGTCGACCCGCTGCGCAGTCAGACCGGGCTCGCCAGGGCTGAGATCATCGAGCGCTTCAAGGACACGTTCCGCTCGCTGACCTCGGCGGAGGACGGGTCGATCAGCGCCGAGGAGTACGCCGACGCCGAAGCGCTGGTGGAGTCGAAGTTCGCCACCGACGCGTGGCTGCACAGGGTTCCGTGA
- a CDS encoding amidohydrolase — protein MASEFVFYGGLVFTGSGAPLEAHAVVVRDGRIAAVLPETELDLEAFPDANRIHLDGALLSPGFQDAHIHPVGGGIELLQCNLSDAESADEAVELIRSYAQANPEQEWILGGGWSMDHFPGGNPPRGLLDEATGGRPVLLQSRDHHSTWASTAAIERAGISAETPDPDDGRIVREADGFPAGTFHEGAGDLFASVRPATSPDLAYQGLLRAQEELIALGITGWQDAMVGADSGGISDPLAAYERAAADGRLLVHVVGAQWWLRDGGIEQVARMTERREQAAAAHPDRRIDLGTTKIMVDGVAENQTAAMLTPYRDASGHDTCNHGLSFIDPAMLREYVTALDAAGQQVHMHALGDRAVREALDALQVARDENGDTDGRHHLAHLQVVAPDDTARFAPLGAIANIQALWATHEDQLDDLTLPFLQDGQVDRQYPFGDLVRARARLAAGSDWPVSTADPLAAIHVAVNRAYPGSERPPLGGAHQRIDLETAFAAYTSGSAYVNRRDDDTGSIREGYLANLVVIEPNPFRLPIDELHRARVTSTWIEGRRVHTAEPATASATASVTTASDTHRTESR, from the coding sequence ATGGCGAGCGAGTTCGTCTTCTACGGAGGTCTCGTGTTCACCGGCAGCGGGGCACCGCTCGAGGCCCACGCAGTAGTCGTGAGGGACGGCCGCATCGCGGCCGTTCTCCCGGAAACGGAACTCGACCTCGAGGCGTTCCCCGACGCGAACCGCATCCACCTCGACGGCGCGCTGCTCAGTCCCGGCTTCCAGGACGCGCACATCCATCCGGTGGGCGGGGGCATCGAGCTGCTGCAGTGCAACCTCTCGGATGCGGAGAGCGCCGACGAGGCGGTCGAGCTCATCCGCTCCTACGCTCAGGCGAATCCGGAGCAGGAATGGATCCTCGGCGGCGGCTGGAGCATGGACCACTTCCCCGGAGGCAACCCGCCGCGCGGGCTCCTCGACGAGGCGACGGGTGGGCGCCCGGTGCTCCTGCAGAGCCGGGACCACCACAGCACCTGGGCGAGCACGGCGGCGATCGAGCGCGCCGGCATCTCGGCGGAGACGCCGGATCCCGACGACGGACGGATCGTCCGCGAGGCGGACGGCTTCCCGGCCGGCACCTTCCACGAAGGCGCGGGGGACCTGTTCGCGTCCGTGCGCCCCGCGACCTCCCCCGACCTCGCCTACCAGGGGCTCCTGCGTGCCCAGGAGGAACTCATCGCCCTCGGCATCACGGGCTGGCAGGACGCCATGGTCGGTGCGGACTCCGGGGGCATCTCCGATCCTCTGGCCGCCTACGAACGTGCCGCAGCCGACGGACGACTGCTCGTGCACGTCGTCGGCGCCCAGTGGTGGCTGCGTGACGGCGGCATCGAGCAGGTGGCGCGCATGACCGAACGCCGCGAGCAGGCCGCCGCCGCGCATCCCGACCGTCGGATCGACCTGGGCACCACCAAGATCATGGTCGACGGGGTCGCAGAGAACCAGACGGCGGCGATGCTCACGCCCTACCGTGATGCCTCCGGCCACGACACCTGCAACCACGGCCTGAGCTTCATCGATCCCGCGATGCTCCGCGAGTACGTGACGGCACTGGATGCCGCGGGCCAGCAGGTGCACATGCACGCGCTCGGCGACCGCGCCGTGCGAGAGGCCCTCGACGCCCTGCAGGTCGCACGAGACGAGAACGGCGACACCGACGGTCGCCACCATCTCGCCCATCTGCAGGTCGTGGCGCCGGACGACACCGCTCGCTTCGCGCCGCTCGGAGCGATCGCCAACATCCAGGCGCTCTGGGCGACGCACGAGGATCAACTCGACGACCTGACCCTGCCCTTCCTGCAGGACGGACAGGTCGACCGTCAGTACCCGTTCGGCGACCTCGTGCGCGCCCGCGCTCGTCTGGCCGCCGGCAGCGACTGGCCCGTATCGACCGCTGACCCGCTCGCCGCCATCCACGTCGCCGTGAACCGCGCGTATCCGGGATCCGAGCGACCGCCGCTCGGCGGTGCACATCAGCGGATCGACCTCGAGACCGCGTTCGCCGCCTACACCTCGGGATCCGCGTACGTGAACCGACGGGACGACGACACGGGCAGCATCCGCGAGGGGTACCTCGCCAACCTCGTCGTGATCGAACCGAACCCGTTCCGCCTGCCGATCGACGAGCTGCATCGGGCGCGCGTGACCTCGACGTGGATCGAGGGACGCCGCGTCCACACGGCGGAGCCCGCCACCGCATCCGCCACGGCATCCGTCACCACCGCGTCCGACACCCACCGCACGGAGTCCCGATGA